TGGAAACATCAAAGGAAATAAAGAATGTTTATTACGAACAGGTGGAAGATGATATCCTGCGCGTGACCATTGAATTGAAACACAAACAATCCTGGGGTTACCAGATCTATTATAACGGCAGTACCTTAACGGTAAAGGTTAAACGGCCACCTGCGCAGCCCGGCCTGGGGAACCTCACTATTGCTGTAGATGCAGGCCATGGCGGCAGCAATCTTGGTGCCCAGGGGCCAACAGGCGTGTACGAAAAAGAAATAGCCCTGGCGGTGGCCAATGCTTTGCAGCAATCCCTGAGGGCGGAAGGAGCCAGGGTGCTCATGACCAGGCTGAACGATTCTTACGTGGAAAACAACTATCGCATCCTTTCTTACCGGGATAAAGATCCGGACCTCCTGGTGAGCATCCACCTGAACTCTTCAGCAGACCCGATCCGGATCAAAGGCACCAGCACTTATTATAAACACATCGGGTTCCGCCCCCTCAGCCAGTTCATCTATAAACACATGCTGGAACTGGGCCTGAATGAATTCGGGAATGTAGGCAGCTTCAACTTTGCGCTGAACAGCCCTACAGAATATCCCAATGTACTCGTGGAAACAGTGTTCCTCAGCAACCCGGAAGACGAAATGATGATCCTGGACCCCGCTTTCCGCCAAAGAATGGCCGATAAGATCGTACTGGGGATCAAGGATTTTGTAGCCACAGCAGGGCAAGAGAACGAATATCCTACTGCATCAGTAGATTAATGCCTATCTTTGCAGCCATTTATTTTGTAACTTTAACGCTACCCTTTGATAAATATGCACTTATGAGCGAGCTAGTGAAGGAATTTGACGAGTACAGGGCCAAAATGAATGAGGTGATCCTGGGAAAGCAGAACCTGGTGATCAACCGGCTCTTTAACCTGGATACCAATACCTATGCGGAAGGCGCCCTCAGCACCAAAACCAAGGAAATGCTGGGCCTGGTAGCCTCTATGGTACTCCGTTGCGATGATTGTATCAAATATCACCTTGGGAAATGTCATGAGCAGGGCATTTCTACCACAGAGATATATGAGATCTTTGCAGTAGCCAATATCGTTGGCGGTACCATCGTTATTCCACATACACGCCGCGCAGCAGAATATTGGGAAGAGCTTGTGAATTCGTAACTTTGAATTATAAAATTTCCATAATAAGATGTCAACAACTACTATCCCTCCGCAACCACTAACGGCCAAGGATTTTACAACGGACCAGGAAGTACGCTGGTGCCCGGGTTGTGGGGATTACTCCATATTGAAACAGGTACAAACCATCATGCCCGGTTTAGGTATACCTCGTGAGAATATTGTGATCGTTTCAGGTATCGGGTGTTCATCCCGTTTCCCTTATTATATGAATACCTATGGCATGCACTCCATCCATGGCCGTGCTACTGCTATTGCTTCCGGTTTGAAAGCTACCCGCCCTGAACTGAGCGTGTGGATCGTTACCGGAGACGGAGATGGTCTTTCCATTGGTGGTAACCACACCATCCACCTGCTGCGCCGTAATTTTGATGTGAACATCATGCTGTTCAACAACCAGATCTACGGGCTTACAAAAGGACAATACTCACCTACTTCAGAAACCAATAAGGTCACCAAAAGTACCCCCTTTGGCAGTATCGACCATCCGTTCAATCCAATGGCCCTGGCCATGGGAGCAGATGCCACCTTT
This DNA window, taken from Chitinophaga niabensis, encodes the following:
- a CDS encoding carboxymuconolactone decarboxylase family protein, with amino-acid sequence MSELVKEFDEYRAKMNEVILGKQNLVINRLFNLDTNTYAEGALSTKTKEMLGLVASMVLRCDDCIKYHLGKCHEQGISTTEIYEIFAVANIVGGTIVIPHTRRAAEYWEELVNS
- a CDS encoding 2-oxoacid:ferredoxin oxidoreductase subunit beta codes for the protein MSTTTIPPQPLTAKDFTTDQEVRWCPGCGDYSILKQVQTIMPGLGIPRENIVIVSGIGCSSRFPYYMNTYGMHSIHGRATAIASGLKATRPELSVWIVTGDGDGLSIGGNHTIHLLRRNFDVNIMLFNNQIYGLTKGQYSPTSETNKVTKSTPFGSIDHPFNPMALAMGADATFIARSMDRDPKHLQEMLKRSHAHKGASFLEIYQNCNIFNDGAFEVFTEKSSKQDEAIFVEHGQPLIFGAQKNKGIRLNGHRPEVVSLEEGSGFSASDLWIHDENDFGKAQILTRMFDDPRIEGHLPRPFGVFYQIFRPTYDDIMAQQLQEATAKRGPGNLDKLIAGNETWTIQA